One window of Vespa velutina chromosome 2, iVesVel2.1, whole genome shotgun sequence genomic DNA carries:
- the LOC124946672 gene encoding alpha-(1,6)-fucosyltransferase produces the protein MATFWSGRPGWLGKLGIALLATWLLILIISVLHVFKTNSISSQDGNPTNKENAQRLAQMINDFEILKKQNDGLKNIILRDGVKSIQGDHLGSVQERADRASIYYDLLDQHVGSKHNIPSLEYEELRRRIRNNVQEMWYYMSAELTKFKKHIDEFTLEQKEKEVQDAVSNIWEHKKSLIMDLDRLTKADGYNDWRKKEAKELSDLVQSRFRYLQNPTDCNKAKKLICSLNKGCGFGCQIHHITYCFLVAYGTERTLVIKSKGWRYRKEGWESVFKPLSDTCLSTNGVSHANWPGDPSKQVISLPIVDNVYPKPKFQPPSVPADIAERLKKLHGHPLVWWVGQVLKYLMRPQDSMQKVLDNAKEKLGFKKPIVGVHVRRTDKVGTEAAYHDIDEYMTKVDQYFDELETKPDVKRVFLASDDPKVITTARNRYPNYKIIGDPEIAETASVSKRYSDSSLQGIIIDIHLLSLCDYLVCTFSSQVCRVAYELMQTYYPDAYNKFASLDDIYYYGGQNSHPHVAILDHKPRKNGELELKTGDLIEVYGNHWDGYSKGYNTRTSMTGLFPSFKVKNPVDAVDFPKYPDIMLHENKNN, from the exons ATGGCAACATTTTGGTCAGGGAGACCTGGGTGGCTAGGGAAATTAGGAATAGCTTTGCTAGCTACATggcttttaatattaattatatcagtTCTACATGTCTTCAAAACAAATTCCATATCGTCACAAGATGGAAATCctacgaataaagaaaatgctCAACGTTTAGCACAAATGATTAATGATTTTGAGATTCTTAAGAAGCAAAATGACggtctaaaaaatattatattaag gGATGGAGTAAAATCTATACAAGGGGATCATTTGGGCTCTGTTCAAGAAAGAGCCGATAGAGCTTCAATTTATTATGATCTATTAGATCAGCATGTTGGATCTAAACATAATATACCTTCATTAGAATATGAAGAATTACGTCgtagaataagaaataatgtaCAGGAAATGTg GTATTACATGAGTGCTGAATTAACAAAATTCAAAAAGCACATAGATGAATTTACTcttgaacaaaaagaaaaagaagttcaAGATGCCGTAAGTAACATTTGGGAACATAAGAAGTCTCTTATTATGGATTTAGATAGATTAACAAAAGCTGATGGTTATAATGACTGGCGGAAAAAAGAGGCAAAAGAATTATCGGATCTTGTTCAAAGTCGATTTAG GTATCTACAAAATCCTACTGATTGTAATAAAGCAAAGAAGTTAATATGCAGTTTAAATAAAGGCTGTGGTTTTGGTTGCCAA ATACATCATATCACTTATTGCTTTTTGGTCGCTTATGGAACGGAACGAACGCTTGTAATCAAATCAAAAGGCTGGAGATATCGTAAAGAAGGTTGGGAATCAGTTTTTAAACCTCTTAGTGACACATGTTTATCTACAAATGGTGTATCTCATGCTAATTGGCCTGGTGATCCTTCTAAGCAAGTTATTTCCTTGCCAATCGTGGATAATGTTTATCCTAAACCAAAATTTCAACCTCCCAGTGTACCAGCAGATATAGCAGAAAGGTTGAAGAAGCTTCATGGCCATCCATTAGTTTGGTGGGTTGGACAGGTGTTAAAATACTTGATGCGGCCTCAGGATAGTATGCAAAAAGTATTAGATAATGCTAAGGAAAAATTAGGTTTCAAAAAACCTATTGTTGGCGTTCATGTTCGTAGAACCGATAAAGTCGGTACTGAAGCAGCATATCATGATATAGATGAATATATGACTAAGGTAGATCAATATTTTGATGAACTCGAGACAAAGCCAGATGTAAAACGAGTATTTTTGGCTAGTGATGACCCAAAAGTAATTACAACAGCAAGAAATCGCTAtcctaattataaaattattggtGATCCAGAAATAGCTGAAACAGCATCAGTATCAAAACGTTATTCAGATTCATCTTTACAAGgaataattatagatatacatCTTTTATCCTTATGTGATTATCTAGTGTGTACATTTAGTTCACAAGTATGTAGAGTTGCATATGAATTAATGCAAACTTATTACCCAGATGCATACAATAAGTTTGCATCATTGGATGATATTTACTATTACGGTGGACAAAATTCACATCCTCATGTAGCTATTTTGGATCATAAACCAAGAAAGAATGGCGAATTGGAATTGAAGACCGGTGATTTAATTGAAGTTTATGGAAACCATTGGGATGGTTATTCCAAAGGGTATAACACCAGAACTAGTATGACAGGACTATTTCCTagttttaaagtaaaaaatcctGTTGATGCTGTTGACTTTCCAAAATATCCAGATATAATGttacatgaaaataaaaataattaa